A window of the Desulfobacula toluolica Tol2 genome harbors these coding sequences:
- a CDS encoding hybrid sensor histidine kinase/response regulator gives MKIKYGIFALMLLLVILFSGASSYQSYLRQRTMLINGIDKQLYTAAMMARATLPRDYHDSIVDAASVAKKRFNEIVNRYNELCVELEMEYLWSLMKINGEIVFTSSTSPDKITNNENHAKFFESHTNPELYETAFLTQKPQYQQHMDKWGKIQVVLIPFVDSHGRPYLFGAGMKLSRVDGLLRRSLKESIIFGAGFLLAGLILSYILARMLSVPLNILAFETSKIASGQFDKKVKEKGFYEYVVLAQSFNQMALAINEKIIAQTKSEEKYRLLFEKMMDGFALHKIILNQNNQPVDYRFVEVNKAFEKQTGLNRNDIIGKTVTQVLPGTQADTADWIGKYGKVALTGEEISFELFSEVLSKWYQVVAYSPKKGYFATIFMDITGLKRAENRLQKSEKKYQAIMESMKEPIYKGSKDLIIEYMNPTMITRTGRDATGEYCFKAIHGFDEKCPWCNHENVINGNTNEFDVVSPKDNCSYHISSTPLVNNDGSISSLNVFRDVTQLQKMETMLKQSQKMEAIGTLAGGIAHDFNNILFPILGHATMLLEDAPEDSPFRNGLNGIYSSALRAGELVKQILTFSRQEMNQLHPMKIQPIVKEALKFIRSSIPATINIKHDIRPECGVIKADPTQIHQIVMNLTTNAFHAMEKKGGDLTVVLKEVESDEHNIIAPDITPGVYACLMVADTGEGMDKELICKIFDPFFTTKEQGKGTGMGLSAVHGIVKSMGGAIHVYSEPGIGSEFKLYFPLEDSCFEQHTTQTHEAMPTGVEQILLVDDEKEIVKMEKQMLERLGYKVTPFSDSREALNAFRDDPDKFDMVITDMAMPNLPGDKLAVELIRIRPDIPVLLCTGFSETMFAEKAMALGIKGFLLKPIVRKKLAKKIREVLNDNKHQQMPN, from the coding sequence ATGAAGATTAAATATGGAATTTTTGCATTGATGCTGCTCCTTGTCATATTATTTTCAGGCGCATCCTCATATCAAAGTTATCTCAGGCAGCGGACCATGCTGATTAATGGTATTGATAAACAACTTTATACTGCTGCCATGATGGCCAGGGCCACTTTGCCCCGTGATTATCATGACAGTATCGTTGATGCCGCTTCTGTGGCAAAAAAAAGATTTAATGAAATTGTTAACAGATATAATGAGCTTTGTGTTGAATTGGAGATGGAGTACCTTTGGAGCCTGATGAAAATCAATGGAGAAATTGTTTTCACCTCCTCGACATCTCCTGATAAAATTACAAATAATGAAAATCATGCCAAATTTTTTGAGAGTCATACAAATCCTGAATTATATGAAACCGCCTTTTTAACTCAAAAACCACAGTATCAGCAGCATATGGATAAATGGGGGAAGATTCAGGTGGTTCTCATCCCTTTTGTGGACAGTCACGGCAGGCCATATCTGTTTGGTGCAGGTATGAAGCTGTCAAGGGTGGATGGGTTGCTCAGACGTAGTCTGAAAGAGTCAATAATTTTTGGCGCAGGTTTTTTGCTTGCCGGACTGATACTCAGTTATATTCTTGCAAGAATGCTGTCTGTGCCGTTGAATATCCTTGCCTTTGAAACCTCAAAAATAGCTTCCGGTCAGTTTGATAAAAAAGTTAAGGAAAAGGGCTTTTATGAGTATGTTGTTCTCGCACAAAGTTTTAATCAAATGGCTTTGGCAATCAATGAAAAGATAATTGCCCAGACAAAAAGTGAAGAAAAATACAGGTTGTTATTTGAGAAAATGATGGATGGTTTTGCGTTACATAAAATTATTCTCAACCAAAACAACCAACCTGTGGATTACCGGTTTGTTGAAGTGAACAAAGCTTTTGAAAAACAAACAGGGCTGAACCGTAATGATATTATCGGCAAAACAGTAACTCAAGTGCTTCCAGGTACCCAGGCCGATACTGCCGACTGGATCGGCAAATATGGAAAAGTGGCATTAACCGGAGAAGAAATCAGTTTTGAACTTTTTTCTGAAGTACTGTCAAAATGGTATCAGGTTGTGGCCTATTCGCCTAAAAAAGGATATTTCGCCACCATATTTATGGATATCACCGGGCTAAAGCGCGCGGAAAATAGATTGCAAAAGAGTGAAAAGAAATATCAAGCTATCATGGAATCAATGAAAGAACCGATATATAAGGGTTCCAAGGATTTGATCATTGAATATATGAACCCAACCATGATCACAAGAACAGGTCGTGATGCAACCGGAGAATATTGTTTCAAGGCGATTCACGGTTTTGATGAAAAATGCCCGTGGTGCAATCATGAAAACGTTATAAACGGCAATACCAATGAGTTTGATGTGGTCAGTCCCAAAGATAATTGTTCATATCATATCTCTTCAACTCCCCTTGTGAATAATGACGGCTCCATCTCCTCATTGAATGTGTTCAGGGATGTTACTCAACTGCAAAAAATGGAAACCATGCTCAAGCAATCCCAGAAAATGGAAGCCATTGGCACGCTTGCAGGTGGTATTGCCCATGATTTTAACAATATTCTTTTTCCCATCCTGGGTCATGCAACAATGCTGCTGGAGGATGCTCCGGAAGACAGTCCGTTCCGCAACGGCCTGAACGGAATTTACAGCAGTGCATTGAGAGCCGGTGAACTTGTAAAACAGATTCTTACCTTTTCCCGTCAGGAAATGAATCAATTACACCCCATGAAGATTCAACCGATTGTCAAGGAAGCGTTAAAGTTTATCCGGTCTTCAATCCCGGCAACCATTAATATCAAGCATGATATCAGGCCTGAATGCGGTGTGATTAAAGCTGATCCCACACAGATTCACCAGATTGTGATGAATCTTACAACCAATGCATTTCATGCCATGGAAAAAAAAGGCGGGGACCTGACAGTCGTTTTAAAGGAGGTGGAATCAGATGAGCATAATATTATAGCGCCTGATATAACTCCGGGTGTTTATGCATGTCTCATGGTTGCCGACACAGGTGAAGGGATGGACAAAGAGTTGATATGTAAAATTTTTGACCCGTTTTTTACTACCAAAGAACAGGGAAAAGGTACTGGAATGGGACTTTCTGCAGTGCATGGAATTGTTAAAAGCATGGGGGGTGCCATTCATGTTTACAGTGAGCCCGGCATAGGAAGTGAATTTAAACTCTATTTTCCTTTGGAAGACAGTTGTTTTGAACAGCATACAACTCAAACCCATGAGGCAATGCCGACCGGAGTGGAACAAATTTTGCTGGTGGATGATGAAAAAGAGATTGTTAAAATGGAAAAACAAATGCTGGAAAGGTTGGGGTATAAGGTTACACCGTTTTCCGACAGCCGTGAAGCCCTGAATGCTTTTCGTGATGATCCTGATAAATTTGACATGGTTATCACTGATATGGCAATGCCAAATTTGCCTGGAGATAAACTTGCAGTTGAATTGATCCGAATACGTCCTGATATTCCTGTCTTGCTTTGTACCGGGTTCAGTGAGACCATGTTTGCTGAAAAGGCCATGGCTCTTGGTATTAAAGGTTTTTTATTGAAACCGATTGTAAGGAAAAAACTTGCAAAAAAGATACGCGAAGTACTCAATGACAATAAGCATCAGCAGATGCCCAACTGA
- a CDS encoding methyl-accepting chemotaxis protein, whose translation MSWKNLTIGKKIATGFSLVIICLMILGVISFTGVGNIVKNASEVIEGKALDAELAQKEVDHLNWIGEVNKLLTDSKVNKLNVQTDHAKCSCGKWLYGEGGQKAQAIVPSLAPLLNKLKEPHRLLHESAINIGMVYSQADPGLPGFIASKLSDHLEWASVIQESILENQKNIDIQTDHAMCEFGKWLYSDAATKTANSDTELGHLLEQVKEPHKKLHASAKKIMSSYKQVNEGLRNTLSMRLDDHRKWSAVIARGLMAGSTINVETDPDKCGFGRWLASKQTVELMEKDDKFKEIFTKVKPAHDALHKTAVKINDAILSGNPKQAKIIFNTETTQYLTIVSGLFGQAIQYEDSLVAGRDQAIQIFKNETLPMLSETKQLLDKLKHRAQKMLEGQYQAAEIYANHTAPNLKVVQTILNELRQEVKKHMLTDQAMLEAATITKRNVAIVSVAAIFAAIFLAFVIARGIIVVLQKITLGMSEGANQVASAAGQVSSSSQSLAEGSSQQAASIEETSSSMEEMSSMIKKNAESSNHADTLMKDANHVVITANNSMEQLKRSMEDISKASEETFKIIKTIDEIAFQTNLLALNAAVEAARAGEAGAGFAVVADEVRNLAMRAADAAKNTAELIEGTVKKVSDGSELVSTTSEAFAKVADTAVKVGDLVAEISDASGEQANGIEQVNVAISEMDKVVQQNAGNAEESASAAEEMNGQADQLRDYVGELVMMVTGKKEQNISTGRNKQVKTSSRHLQLSGSGNKQTSVYHPKEVKPEQIIPFDDDDFKDF comes from the coding sequence ATGAGTTGGAAAAATTTAACAATTGGGAAAAAAATTGCAACAGGATTCAGTCTTGTTATAATTTGTCTGATGATACTGGGAGTCATAAGCTTTACTGGCGTGGGCAATATAGTAAAAAATGCATCCGAAGTGATTGAAGGAAAGGCACTTGACGCAGAACTTGCCCAGAAAGAAGTGGATCACCTCAACTGGATCGGTGAAGTAAATAAACTGCTAACAGATTCCAAGGTCAACAAACTAAATGTGCAGACAGACCATGCCAAATGCAGTTGCGGCAAATGGCTGTATGGTGAGGGGGGGCAGAAAGCACAAGCCATTGTTCCTTCCCTGGCACCGCTGTTAAACAAGCTTAAGGAGCCTCATAGGCTTTTGCATGAATCTGCAATTAATATAGGTATGGTATATTCACAGGCCGACCCGGGGCTTCCCGGATTTATCGCAAGCAAGCTCAGTGATCATCTTGAATGGGCATCTGTTATTCAAGAGTCCATACTGGAAAATCAAAAAAATATTGATATTCAGACTGATCATGCCATGTGTGAATTCGGCAAATGGCTTTACAGCGATGCTGCCACAAAAACTGCAAATTCGGATACGGAACTTGGACACCTGCTTGAACAGGTTAAAGAACCCCATAAAAAACTGCATGCGTCAGCAAAAAAAATAATGTCATCTTACAAACAGGTAAATGAAGGCCTTCGAAATACACTGAGCATGAGGCTTGACGATCATAGAAAATGGTCGGCCGTCATAGCCCGGGGGCTTATGGCGGGCTCAACAATTAATGTGGAAACAGATCCTGATAAATGTGGTTTTGGCAGATGGCTTGCATCAAAACAAACTGTTGAACTGATGGAAAAAGATGACAAATTTAAAGAAATTTTTACAAAGGTAAAACCGGCTCATGATGCCCTTCATAAGACAGCTGTTAAAATCAATGATGCCATTTTGAGTGGCAATCCAAAACAGGCAAAAATTATTTTCAATACAGAAACAACTCAATACCTTACAATTGTTTCAGGCCTTTTTGGCCAGGCAATACAATATGAAGACAGTCTGGTGGCAGGGCGCGATCAGGCCATACAAATTTTTAAAAATGAAACCTTGCCAATGCTTTCAGAAACAAAGCAGCTTTTGGATAAACTTAAACACAGAGCCCAGAAAATGCTTGAAGGTCAGTACCAGGCGGCTGAAATTTATGCCAATCACACAGCGCCTAACCTGAAAGTGGTTCAAACGATTCTTAATGAATTACGTCAGGAAGTTAAAAAACATATGCTCACAGATCAGGCCATGCTGGAAGCTGCTACCATAACCAAAAGAAATGTGGCAATTGTTTCGGTTGCGGCTATTTTTGCCGCGATTTTTCTGGCTTTTGTTATTGCCAGGGGAATTATCGTTGTGTTGCAAAAAATTACTCTTGGGATGAGCGAGGGCGCCAATCAGGTGGCTTCAGCAGCAGGCCAGGTGTCTTCATCAAGCCAGTCCTTGGCGGAAGGTTCGTCTCAGCAGGCTGCTTCCATAGAAGAAACATCATCCTCAATGGAAGAGATGTCTTCCATGATAAAGAAAAATGCTGAGAGTTCAAACCATGCCGATACCCTTATGAAAGATGCCAACCATGTTGTTATTACGGCAAATAACTCAATGGAACAGTTGAAAAGATCAATGGAAGATATTTCCAAGGCAAGTGAAGAAACCTTTAAGATTATAAAAACCATTGATGAGATTGCTTTTCAGACTAATCTGCTGGCCCTTAATGCCGCTGTAGAAGCTGCCAGGGCAGGAGAAGCAGGGGCAGGGTTTGCGGTTGTGGCAGACGAAGTAAGAAATCTTGCCATGAGGGCGGCGGATGCGGCAAAAAACACGGCTGAACTTATTGAAGGCACTGTTAAAAAAGTTAGTGACGGGTCAGAACTCGTATCAACTACAAGTGAAGCCTTTGCCAAGGTTGCAGACACTGCTGTCAAGGTTGGAGATCTTGTCGCTGAAATTTCAGATGCGTCTGGTGAACAGGCCAATGGAATAGAGCAGGTGAACGTGGCTATTTCAGAAATGGACAAAGTGGTTCAACAAAATGCCGGCAATGCAGAAGAATCCGCTTCTGCGGCTGAAGAAATGAATGGCCAGGCTGATCAGCTAAGAGATTATGTGGGTGAACTGGTGATGATGGTTACGGGCAAAAAAGAACAGAATATCAGTACGGGCAGAAATAAACAAGTGAAAACATCTTCCCGGCATTTGCAATTGTCCGGTTCCGGAAACAAACAAACGTCGGTTTACCATCCAAAAGAGGTTAAACCGGAACAGATCATTCCGTTTGATGACGATGATTTTAAAGATTTTTAG
- a CDS encoding response regulator: MKILIIEDTEPISKLLKLHIEKWKHKVTVVDTGKKALEIIKNEIFDLILMDIFLPDTVAYDLIPKMKKEWSGMNIITMTGYSSKDVEKKVRSHGIMYYMEKPVSLVELKSIIQHMSKKIDN, from the coding sequence ATGAAAATTTTAATAATTGAAGATACAGAGCCGATTTCAAAATTACTGAAATTACATATAGAGAAATGGAAACACAAGGTAACAGTAGTTGATACCGGTAAAAAAGCTTTAGAAATAATTAAAAATGAAATATTTGATCTTATTTTGATGGATATTTTTCTTCCGGATACTGTTGCCTATGATTTAATTCCAAAAATGAAAAAAGAGTGGTCTGGTATGAATATCATTACCATGACCGGCTACAGCTCCAAGGATGTTGAAAAAAAAGTCCGAAGTCATGGAATTATGTACTACATGGAAAAACCGGTGTCTCTTGTTGAGCTTAAAAGTATTATTCAGCATATGAGCAAAAAAATCGATAACTAA
- a CDS encoding sigma-54-dependent Fis family transcriptional regulator yields MAEKPTYEELEERVLQLEQALQLETSSRTHKLYEGSPIAYQSLDENGLILEVNSSWLEALGYLREEVIGKSFRHFLHSDWKNHFNENFPRFKAVGEVLGVELKMVKKDGSSILVSLNGKVGKDEYGCFKQTHCIFQDITTYRKKEDELKQNKNLLKLIVNSFNGFIYTVLENYQIEFMNTALLNYVGYNAVGENCFKVIHGLDEKCPWCRGKSVFSGEVSSFEQKSPKDNKWYYYASTPRLDSNGKTVAQQIVAIDINDRKMRENELEKSKKQLQQENILLKSVNINRYGLDNIVGHSLQMQRIYNLILDVASSDAGVLISGESGTGKELVANAIHNLGSRKDQVFLPVNCGGIPENLIESEFFGYQKGAFTGANIDKSGFLAIADEGTLFLDEIGDINLNMQVKMLRVLDGEGYTPLGGNMPIKPNIRVIAATNKDLNNLVTKKIMRADFFYRINVVPIHIPPLRKRKEDIMLLIYHFLRRFSGNNPIPHIPPQIMTELENYDWPGNVRELQNIIHRYVVLNKLDVFDSFFSKRGESESVQEVELSLNRQILNLNDAIQKYEKKIITHCLKKNQWKQSRVALILGVNRKTLYTKIKKYGIVKF; encoded by the coding sequence ATGGCTGAAAAACCTACCTATGAAGAATTAGAAGAAAGGGTTCTGCAATTAGAGCAGGCACTGCAACTGGAGACTTCGTCCCGGACACACAAGCTTTATGAGGGTTCTCCCATTGCATACCAGTCATTGGATGAAAACGGACTTATTCTTGAGGTGAATTCATCCTGGCTTGAGGCCCTTGGATATTTGCGTGAAGAGGTGATTGGAAAATCTTTTCGTCACTTTTTACACTCTGACTGGAAAAATCATTTTAATGAAAATTTTCCCCGTTTCAAAGCTGTTGGAGAGGTTTTGGGGGTTGAATTGAAAATGGTTAAAAAAGATGGCTCATCCATCCTTGTTTCATTGAACGGTAAAGTAGGAAAGGATGAATACGGTTGTTTTAAGCAAACCCATTGCATTTTTCAGGATATCACCACCTATCGGAAAAAAGAGGATGAACTTAAGCAAAACAAAAATCTTCTCAAATTGATTGTCAACAGTTTTAACGGTTTTATCTATACTGTTTTGGAAAATTATCAAATTGAATTTATGAATACCGCGTTGCTCAATTATGTCGGCTATAATGCGGTGGGTGAAAATTGTTTTAAGGTCATTCACGGGCTTGATGAAAAATGTCCATGGTGCCGTGGCAAAAGCGTATTTTCAGGAGAAGTTTCAAGCTTTGAGCAGAAAAGCCCGAAAGACAACAAATGGTATTATTATGCCAGTACACCTCGATTGGATTCCAATGGAAAAACTGTGGCTCAGCAGATTGTTGCCATAGATATCAATGATCGGAAAATGAGGGAAAATGAGCTTGAAAAGAGCAAAAAACAACTGCAGCAGGAAAATATATTATTAAAATCTGTAAACATTAATCGTTACGGCCTTGATAATATAGTCGGACACAGTCTTCAAATGCAGAGAATTTATAACCTTATTTTGGATGTTGCTTCTTCTGATGCAGGAGTTCTTATATCCGGTGAGTCTGGTACGGGTAAGGAACTTGTAGCCAATGCAATTCATAATTTAGGGTCTCGAAAGGATCAGGTTTTTTTGCCTGTAAATTGTGGAGGAATCCCTGAAAATCTGATTGAAAGTGAATTTTTCGGATATCAAAAAGGGGCCTTTACCGGTGCAAATATTGATAAGTCCGGTTTTCTGGCTATAGCAGATGAAGGCACCTTGTTTCTGGATGAAATCGGGGATATTAATTTGAATATGCAGGTAAAAATGCTTCGGGTTCTCGACGGAGAAGGTTATACACCACTTGGCGGCAATATGCCTATCAAGCCGAATATACGCGTTATTGCCGCTACAAACAAAGATTTGAACAATCTTGTAACAAAAAAAATCATGCGTGCTGATTTTTTTTACAGAATAAATGTTGTTCCAATACATATTCCTCCTCTTCGAAAAAGAAAAGAAGATATTATGCTTTTAATTTATCATTTTTTACGAAGATTCAGTGGAAACAACCCCATTCCCCATATTCCTCCCCAAATAATGACGGAACTGGAAAATTATGATTGGCCGGGTAATGTCCGGGAGCTGCAGAATATTATTCACAGATATGTTGTTTTAAATAAGCTTGATGTGTTTGATTCTTTTTTTTCAAAAAGAGGAGAGAGCGAATCTGTTCAGGAAGTTGAATTAAGTCTGAATCGCCAGATTCTTAATTTAAACGATGCAATTCAGAAATATGAGAAAAAAATAATTACCCATTGTTTGAAAAAAAACCAATGGAAACAAAGCAGGGTTGCTTTGATTTTAGGGGTAAACAGAAAAACACTTTACACAAAAATTAAAAAGTACGGCATTGTGAAATTCTGA
- a CDS encoding nitroreductase family protein produces MNLFKIDGDKCDKDGVCAMACPVHIIKMSEKGPVPVKGAEKICIQCGHCVAVCPKGAFSLGFLSPDQCMPFEKELELTAVHAEHFLRSRRSVRQYKDQIVPKDVFEQILTIACCAPTAANRQTVKWLVVDKKADVVKIGSHVADWMRDVVKTRPKFARILNMEVLISEWDKGIDKICRDAPQLVFAYASDVFGNAAADCHTALAYLELALPSFGLGSCWAGYVNYAASQWPALAQELSLPEKHTCHGVLMVGFPKLKYHRAPRRNAPVIRYHI; encoded by the coding sequence GTGAACCTGTTCAAAATAGATGGCGATAAATGTGATAAAGACGGTGTGTGTGCCATGGCATGCCCTGTTCATATTATTAAAATGAGCGAGAAAGGGCCGGTTCCGGTAAAGGGGGCTGAAAAAATTTGTATCCAGTGCGGCCATTGCGTGGCGGTTTGTCCGAAAGGGGCTTTTAGCCTGGGGTTTCTTTCGCCGGACCAGTGCATGCCTTTTGAAAAGGAACTGGAACTGACGGCAGTGCATGCCGAGCATTTTTTAAGATCCCGCAGGTCTGTTCGGCAGTACAAGGATCAGATAGTTCCAAAGGATGTTTTTGAACAAATCCTGACCATAGCCTGCTGTGCGCCGACTGCCGCAAATCGGCAAACCGTTAAATGGCTTGTAGTCGATAAAAAGGCGGATGTAGTGAAAATAGGTTCTCATGTAGCCGATTGGATGCGGGATGTAGTCAAAACCCGTCCAAAGTTTGCCCGGATACTGAATATGGAAGTTTTGATTTCCGAATGGGATAAAGGGATAGACAAAATATGCAGGGATGCTCCTCAGCTGGTGTTTGCTTATGCATCCGATGTGTTTGGAAATGCTGCGGCAGATTGTCATACTGCACTGGCATACCTGGAACTTGCCTTGCCCTCTTTCGGCCTTGGCAGCTGCTGGGCCGGTTATGTCAATTATGCGGCAAGCCAGTGGCCAGCGCTTGCACAGGAGTTGAGTCTGCCTGAAAAACATACCTGTCATGGCGTACTCATGGTGGGATTTCCAAAATTAAAGTATCACAGGGCACCGAGAAGAAATGCCCCGGTTATACGTTATCATATTTAA
- a CDS encoding acyl-CoA thioesterase — MKKERYIQDSSVIISRVMLPGDANPAGIVHGGVIMKEIDNAAGVTAVRHTRRICVTASIDRLDFHKPAFIGNLITVKAGINMTGKTSMEIGARVETEDLLTGVKTHLASAYLTFVALDENNRPVKVPPLKLVTKEDARRNREALARRTLRLSEKKKESECQTDNRRC; from the coding sequence ATGAAAAAAGAAAGATACATACAGGATTCCAGCGTAATTATCTCCCGGGTCATGCTGCCCGGGGATGCCAATCCGGCAGGTATTGTTCACGGCGGTGTCATCATGAAAGAAATCGACAATGCAGCAGGTGTTACAGCAGTAAGACATACCCGAAGAATCTGCGTCACTGCATCCATAGATCGCCTGGATTTTCACAAGCCCGCATTTATAGGCAACCTTATAACTGTAAAAGCAGGCATCAACATGACGGGTAAAACATCCATGGAAATCGGGGCAAGGGTTGAAACCGAAGATCTGCTGACCGGGGTCAAGACCCACCTTGCATCTGCCTACCTGACCTTTGTTGCCTTAGATGAAAACAACCGGCCCGTAAAAGTACCTCCTCTGAAGCTTGTGACAAAAGAAGATGCCAGGAGAAACAGGGAAGCCCTTGCAAGAAGAACGCTGCGGCTGTCTGAAAAAAAAAAGGAATCAGAATGCCAGACAGACAACAGGCGGTGTTAA
- a CDS encoding CBS domain-containing protein: MKDILIKEVMIPVSNYVTIKENNTLYEVFQILEENKKDNTRHAHRDAIVVNGKGKFVGKVTMIDIFRVLEPNYKKLIKNYKDGTLTKEYVMKAVKDFNLWREPMYNLCQRGFGLMVSDVMHIPEAHEYVREEDSLEQALHKYVMDVHQPLIVKKEDEITGVLRFGDLFEMVRKAMLACPI; encoded by the coding sequence ATGAAAGATATTCTGATTAAAGAGGTGATGATACCTGTCTCAAATTATGTGACAATAAAAGAAAACAATACATTGTATGAAGTTTTTCAGATCCTTGAAGAAAACAAAAAAGATAACACAAGACATGCTCACAGAGATGCAATTGTGGTGAACGGCAAAGGCAAATTTGTGGGAAAAGTAACCATGATTGATATTTTCAGAGTACTTGAGCCTAATTATAAAAAATTGATCAAAAATTATAAAGACGGTACCCTGACAAAAGAATATGTAATGAAAGCAGTTAAAGATTTCAACCTGTGGCGTGAACCCATGTATAACTTGTGTCAAAGAGGTTTTGGCTTAATGGTTTCAGACGTTATGCATATACCCGAAGCTCATGAGTATGTAAGAGAAGAAGATTCTCTTGAACAAGCCCTTCATAAATACGTAATGGATGTCCATCAGCCGCTGATTGTTAAAAAAGAAGATGAAATTACCGGCGTGCTGAGGTTTGGGGACCTGTTTGAAATGGTAAGAAAAGCAATGCTGGCCTGTCCGATTTAA
- a CDS encoding small multi-drug export protein — translation MKNTLLNTTEGRLLIGGIVLSALLLILIGFYGITELHIAKTLVLVFFAHAFGGRAAGIGLCILNEFGALPTIIYNFYIEVLIVCFTYAAFVLSTTNYLKAEWLTKFMDRLSAKALEQTQRVKPLGWIGIFIFVMLPLPVTGPVVGSIIGYMIRLNPFRNFSATFSGTLAAIIVWFYCFDFLEQRFHMIQYLFAAIIIMVLIPHIKKIKNFITDKKTDKKDN, via the coding sequence ATGAAAAACACCCTTTTAAATACAACCGAAGGAAGACTTCTGATAGGCGGTATTGTCTTAAGTGCGCTGCTCTTGATTCTTATCGGATTCTATGGCATCACCGAACTTCACATAGCCAAAACCCTTGTTCTTGTTTTTTTTGCCCATGCTTTTGGTGGCCGGGCCGCAGGCATTGGCCTTTGTATTCTCAATGAATTTGGTGCCCTTCCAACTATTATATACAATTTTTATATTGAAGTACTCATTGTCTGCTTCACCTATGCCGCTTTTGTTTTAAGCACCACCAATTATTTAAAGGCTGAATGGCTGACAAAATTCATGGACCGGCTGTCTGCAAAAGCTCTTGAGCAGACACAAAGAGTAAAACCCCTGGGCTGGATCGGTATTTTTATCTTTGTCATGCTTCCGCTCCCGGTGACAGGACCTGTGGTGGGCTCCATTATCGGATACATGATCAGGTTAAACCCGTTCAGAAATTTCAGTGCCACGTTTTCAGGCACCCTGGCCGCCATCATTGTCTGGTTTTACTGCTTTGATTTTTTAGAGCAGCGCTTTCACATGATCCAGTACCTGTTTGCAGCCATTATCATTATGGTATTGATTCCCCACATAAAAAAAATAAAAAATTTTATTACCGATAAAAAAACAGACAAAAAAGACAATTAA
- a CDS encoding electron transfer flavoprotein subunit alpha/FixB family protein, producing the protein MMSSNKDIWVFGDYRNYFQNRVTLQILARAADLASTTGSSVCAVVFGRDVDEYVAEYIAHGAQKVFVMDDPVLNTYSIETYSWLMSRLVKLYKPETLLVGATRFGQEIAPRVAKKLKTGLTADCIDLELDEKGRLVQIAPSFGGNLIAKIITPVQRPQMATIRPGTFQELPHDYDAKGEVICLPVPEDLPKDAIRLVTSERRPSEKQKIEDADIVICGGRGMGSKGKFKKLFELAELMNAEVGATRPVVYSEWASHDSLVGQAGKNIKPKILLSFGISGAIQHTSALMGADFIIAVNKNPNATMMKMADLAIVADANQMCLGIIKAIKEKIRT; encoded by the coding sequence ATGATGAGCAGCAATAAAGATATCTGGGTTTTTGGCGATTACAGAAATTATTTTCAAAACAGGGTAACCCTTCAGATCCTTGCAAGGGCAGCTGATCTTGCATCAACGACAGGCTCAAGCGTCTGTGCGGTTGTGTTTGGCAGGGATGTGGATGAATATGTGGCGGAATATATTGCCCATGGTGCGCAAAAGGTTTTTGTGATGGATGACCCTGTTCTCAATACCTACTCTATTGAGACCTATTCATGGTTGATGAGTCGGCTGGTAAAACTGTATAAGCCTGAAACCCTGCTGGTGGGTGCCACAAGATTCGGCCAGGAGATTGCCCCAAGGGTTGCAAAAAAGCTTAAAACAGGTTTAACTGCCGATTGTATTGATCTTGAACTTGATGAAAAAGGGCGTCTGGTTCAGATTGCGCCTTCCTTTGGCGGCAATTTGATTGCAAAAATCATCACTCCTGTGCAGCGCCCGCAGATGGCAACGATCCGGCCTGGAACTTTCCAGGAGCTGCCCCATGATTATGATGCTAAAGGCGAAGTGATTTGCCTGCCGGTTCCCGAAGATCTTCCAAAGGATGCCATTCGGCTGGTCACATCCGAGCGCAGGCCTTCCGAGAAACAAAAAATTGAAGATGCAGATATTGTGATTTGCGGGGGCAGGGGCATGGGAAGTAAAGGGAAGTTTAAAAAGCTTTTTGAGCTGGCTGAACTCATGAATGCTGAGGTTGGGGCCACACGACCTGTTGTCTATTCTGAATGGGCATCTCATGACTCTTTGGTGGGACAGGCCGGGAAAAATATAAAGCCGAAAATACTATTGTCATTTGGTATCAGTGGTGCGATTCAGCATACGTCTGCATTAATGGGTGCTGATTTTATTATTGCGGTCAATAAAAATCCCAATGCCACCATGATGAAAATGGCGGATCTGGCTATTGTTGCAGATGCCAACCAGATGTGCCTTGGTATCATCAAGGCCATAAAAGAGAAGATCAGAACTTGA